A DNA window from Chryseobacterium scophthalmum contains the following coding sequences:
- a CDS encoding NAD(P)H-dependent oxidoreductase, with protein MNYLEALSRRYSVKKFNPEMIIPQDTLLNILESGKLAASSLGLQPYKIFVVESLEMKEKLIPAFYNPSQISTCSHLIILVSKKNIEETYLDGYFRHISEVRHQPVESLDLFRNSITGHFGRQEHDDILNWAEKQSYIVLANLMYAAAIENIDTCPMEGFRQDIIEEILNIDSEKEKVTVTLALGYRSDEDQFQHMKKVRKPNEKLFKFI; from the coding sequence ATGAATTATTTGGAAGCTTTAAGCAGAAGATATTCTGTGAAAAAATTCAACCCCGAAATGATTATTCCGCAAGATACCCTTCTCAATATTCTTGAGTCTGGAAAACTGGCGGCAAGCTCATTGGGACTTCAGCCTTATAAAATATTCGTAGTGGAAAGTCTAGAAATGAAGGAGAAGTTAATACCGGCTTTCTACAATCCTTCACAAATTTCTACATGTTCACATCTCATTATTTTAGTTTCAAAAAAAAATATTGAAGAGACATATCTTGATGGGTATTTTAGACACATCTCTGAAGTGCGTCATCAGCCTGTAGAAAGTTTAGATTTATTCAGAAATAGCATTACAGGTCATTTTGGAAGACAAGAACATGATGATATTTTAAACTGGGCAGAAAAACAATCTTATATCGTTTTAGCCAATTTAATGTATGCTGCAGCGATTGAAAATATTGATACCTGTCCGATGGAAGGTTTTCGACAAGATATCATTGAAGAAATTTTGAATATAGATTCTGAAAAAGAAAAAGTAACAGTTACTTTGGCTTTGGGGTACAGATCAGATGAAGATCAATTCCAACACATGAAAAAAGTAAGAAAACCAAACGAAAAATTGTTTAAATTTATTTAA
- a CDS encoding DUF5689 domain-containing protein yields the protein MKKYNSILKYIFVMIAALVITGCVHDDKYNEPNLDGYQCADLTATMTLTQLRAKYTTTSFTFPDNSTDIVEGYVSSTDETGNIYKTIYIQDKPENPTQGFVISVDAVSTYTNYPQGSKVYIKLAGLSLGTYGGVVQLGVKNGTETAATSVSRIPEKLVPAKIFRSCSVRANIVPKIMTSLQMVSANDQYIGCLIQMDNAEFDSRILCTNYAPNGVTVDRLIRDNSTATTRVVRNSGYASFANQTLPSGNGKFVGIYSKFNSTYQMYINKVTDLEMTKFPRLDGIASNPCEYSDNGLTQKTVAEVKQLATSPLTLITGDFVLKAKVTANDKSGNLFKYIYVEDATGGIRINIDKADMFNDPRFIVGKEVYVKLKNLYVGAVNGEIQLGVPFSGAVGRIAEADVYKYFFDSKKAITAVTATEKTITQFTMADVGRWVKIKDLQFIAGDLEKVYASGQVTNRTLEDCSGNKVLLRTSNFADFAGQVIESGKGDVYGVLSIFNGTYQLWITDILGADLDDPRCDGSVYVPLAVLYKDDFAAGGFGSDWTTVNVAGTQVWNTSNQGNGTNYYAVMSAPLNNPANEDWLISKTVSLVGKTKAAVSFTSDVRYGGNALQVYATENYTGNPATTTWVLLPAALDTNNAAFGDWVSSGNVDLSAFLGKNVRIAFKYTSTSSAAATWEIDDFKIKGQ from the coding sequence ATGAAAAAATATAATTCAATTTTAAAGTATATTTTCGTGATGATTGCAGCGTTGGTAATTACCGGTTGCGTACACGATGATAAATATAATGAGCCCAATCTTGATGGCTATCAGTGTGCAGATCTTACTGCGACAATGACGCTTACTCAACTGAGAGCAAAATATACAACCACATCTTTCACTTTTCCAGATAATTCTACTGATATTGTAGAAGGATACGTTTCGTCAACTGATGAAACAGGAAATATTTACAAAACAATTTACATTCAGGATAAGCCTGAAAACCCTACTCAAGGATTTGTGATCAGTGTAGATGCTGTAAGCACGTATACAAACTATCCTCAAGGTTCTAAAGTTTATATTAAACTTGCAGGTTTATCTTTAGGAACTTATGGTGGTGTTGTACAATTAGGAGTGAAAAATGGAACTGAAACTGCAGCAACTTCAGTATCAAGAATTCCTGAAAAACTTGTACCGGCAAAAATTTTCAGATCTTGTTCTGTTAGAGCGAATATAGTTCCTAAAATCATGACTTCTTTACAGATGGTTTCTGCAAACGATCAATATATCGGATGTTTAATTCAAATGGATAATGCTGAATTTGACAGCAGAATCTTATGTACAAATTATGCTCCAAACGGAGTTACGGTTGATAGACTTATCAGAGATAACAGTACAGCTACAACAAGAGTGGTGAGAAACAGTGGATATGCATCATTTGCAAATCAAACTCTTCCTTCAGGAAATGGTAAGTTTGTTGGTATTTACAGTAAATTCAACAGCACTTACCAAATGTATATCAACAAGGTTACAGATCTTGAGATGACTAAATTCCCAAGACTCGATGGTATTGCATCAAACCCTTGTGAATACAGTGATAATGGTTTAACTCAGAAAACAGTTGCAGAAGTAAAGCAATTGGCAACAAGCCCGCTTACTTTAATTACTGGTGATTTTGTTTTAAAAGCGAAAGTAACAGCTAATGATAAATCTGGAAACCTTTTCAAATATATTTATGTTGAAGATGCAACAGGAGGTATAAGAATCAATATCGATAAAGCAGACATGTTCAATGATCCTCGATTTATTGTAGGTAAAGAAGTTTATGTAAAGCTTAAAAACTTATATGTAGGAGCTGTTAACGGAGAGATCCAGTTGGGAGTTCCATTCAGTGGAGCAGTTGGCAGAATTGCTGAAGCAGATGTTTACAAATATTTCTTCGATTCTAAAAAAGCAATTACTGCAGTCACGGCTACTGAAAAAACAATCACTCAGTTTACAATGGCAGATGTTGGTAGATGGGTTAAGATTAAAGATCTTCAATTCATTGCAGGAGATTTAGAAAAAGTATACGCTTCCGGGCAGGTTACAAACAGAACTTTAGAAGACTGTTCAGGAAATAAAGTTTTATTAAGAACAAGTAACTTTGCTGATTTTGCAGGTCAGGTTATCGAATCTGGAAAAGGTGATGTTTATGGTGTTTTAAGTATATTTAATGGTACTTACCAATTATGGATCACAGATATTTTAGGTGCAGATTTAGATGATCCTAGATGTGATGGTTCAGTTTATGTACCGCTTGCAGTATTATACAAAGATGATTTCGCAGCAGGAGGTTTCGGATCAGATTGGACAACTGTTAATGTTGCAGGTACTCAAGTTTGGAATACTTCAAACCAAGGTAACGGAACCAATTATTATGCAGTGATGAGTGCTCCATTAAATAATCCCGCAAACGAAGACTGGTTGATCTCTAAAACAGTTAGTTTAGTTGGTAAAACTAAAGCGGCAGTAAGCTTTACATCTGATGTAAGATACGGCGGAAATGCTTTACAGGTTTATGCTACAGAAAATTATACAGGAAATCCTGCAACAACTACTTGGGTTCTTTTACCAGCTGCATTAGATACAAACAACGCAGCGTTTGGTGACTGGGTAAGTTCAGGAAATGTAGATTTATCAGCATTCTTAGGGAAAAATGTAAGAATTGCATTTAAATATACTTCAACATCTTCCGCGGCTGCAACGTGGGAAATTGATGATTTCAAAATTAAAGGTCAGTAA
- a CDS encoding PDDEXK nuclease domain-containing protein, with amino-acid sequence MLEKSNEQYISWILDLKQKIQQSQIKAAIQVNSALIEMYWDLGKEISERNFENSYGSGFFSQLSKDLRTEFPEIKGFSESNLKYCKRFYLFYNQDDENRQQLIDELSDQIFLVPWGHHVTLITKCKDPKEAHFYIKKTIENGWSRAVLLNMISGKLIDTQGKAITNFSKTLPDYESDLIRETLKDPYIFDFINVTESYKERELENALVENISKFLIELGSGFAFVGKQVQISVGNQSFFIDLLFYHIKLKRYVVIELKTGHFEPEFAGKLNFYVTAVDKQMRDENDNATVGMIICKDKNKIIAEYSLTDLHKPLGISSYELKKILPENLRSHLPSIEDVEKELKKLQ; translated from the coding sequence ATGCTAGAAAAAAGCAATGAACAATACATAAGTTGGATTTTAGATTTAAAACAAAAAATTCAGCAAAGCCAAATCAAAGCGGCAATTCAGGTAAATTCTGCTCTGATAGAAATGTATTGGGATTTGGGGAAAGAGATCTCTGAAAGAAATTTTGAAAATAGCTATGGTTCAGGTTTCTTTTCGCAATTAAGCAAAGATCTACGTACAGAATTTCCCGAAATAAAAGGTTTTTCTGAGAGCAATTTAAAATACTGTAAAAGATTCTACTTATTTTATAATCAGGATGATGAAAATCGTCAACAACTTATTGACGAATTGAGTGATCAGATTTTTCTTGTTCCGTGGGGGCATCATGTCACATTAATAACAAAATGTAAAGACCCGAAAGAAGCTCATTTTTATATTAAAAAAACGATAGAAAATGGTTGGAGCAGAGCAGTTTTGCTCAATATGATTTCAGGAAAACTTATTGATACGCAAGGAAAGGCAATTACCAATTTTTCCAAAACGCTCCCTGATTATGAAAGTGATTTAATTCGTGAAACGCTCAAAGATCCCTATATTTTTGATTTCATTAATGTCACAGAGAGCTATAAAGAAAGAGAGCTAGAGAATGCTTTGGTAGAAAATATCTCAAAATTTTTAATTGAGCTTGGAAGTGGATTTGCTTTTGTAGGTAAGCAAGTTCAAATATCTGTAGGCAATCAGTCATTTTTTATAGATTTGCTTTTTTATCACATCAAACTGAAAAGATATGTTGTAATAGAATTGAAAACCGGACATTTCGAACCGGAATTTGCAGGGAAGCTCAACTTCTACGTCACAGCGGTCGACAAGCAGATGCGGGACGAAAATGACAATGCCACTGTGGGAATGATTATCTGTAAAGACAAAAATAAAATTATTGCAGAATATTCTCTTACCGATCTGCATAAACCTTTAGGGATTTCTTCTTATG
- a CDS encoding TonB-dependent receptor, whose protein sequence is MIKKLSLISLFTLLPASYYYAQTTVYAYVKGQDGKPVERAEVDLEQSVDDVTADKIGYFQFVDLKPGHYLITVTKPNFESKILEFDVTADEKRKDLGVIVLNNSLGTDAGVVVIDDSATDTEDGGSSMQPTVGLLSSGRDAFQNVSAFELGAYWFRPRGVDNRFEDVMFNGVSMSKNDDGRIDFNNWGGLNDVTRYPYENVDNITPSEYAFGNLGGVAYYNTRASSYRKQTSLAYSFTNRSYLHRAMATYSSGMTKNGWAFTVSGSKRWGDQAIIDGVYQDAYAYFAAIEKKFSERHSINFTGFGSPTYRASNSPNTQEVYDIMGKNYNSYWGWQDGEKRNSRIRKVFEPMFMLTDYLKIGKNSNWINTVSYQIGSDARSRLDWFHASDPNPTYYRKLPSYGLLTADEFRAQSQIDWNSLYQANYLNNQNMDGSKRGAVYTIVEDVNRDKTFNFASHFDTRLKENWKLNVNFNYQNLRSDNFRRVKDLLGANYANNLNAFNNDVQYNTDDTNTQVGVGDRTQYSYELLKDHYSLNVSTEVDFNKFNVVASIFSSYSESQRDGDYRSGITAFKDNSKGKSAIYDALDAGIKGKVTYKINGKNFIVYNGAFFSLAPTLNELYINPRAVDYLTPGVKNQIINSNDLSYILRSQVLKLRISGYYTTISNSTEISRYYAAVSDQTGSVNTLINEAMTGVDKRYMGAELGFDVKITPTLNATGVASIGEYKYTNRPYVYSFDDLNNFRSYGKANVKDYKVAGTPQKAFSFGLKYNSPKYWWVGASANYLMDQYLDFSALNKTASMYTDPGTNDPYTGVTPELIQQLTKQTKFDDQFMLNANAGKSFLLGKYRMGISVSVNNILNNRNYVTGGFEQGRAANFPQVLEESQRQTPYFGPKLWYDRGTTFFTNVYLRF, encoded by the coding sequence ATGATTAAAAAACTATCCCTAATCTCTTTGTTTACACTATTACCTGCATCGTATTATTATGCGCAAACAACTGTTTATGCGTACGTTAAAGGTCAAGACGGTAAACCGGTAGAGAGAGCAGAGGTTGATCTTGAACAATCTGTTGATGATGTAACTGCCGACAAAATCGGTTACTTCCAGTTTGTAGATTTAAAGCCAGGACATTATCTTATTACAGTTACAAAACCAAATTTTGAATCTAAGATTTTAGAGTTTGATGTGACAGCCGATGAGAAAAGAAAAGACTTAGGTGTTATTGTGCTAAACAATAGTTTGGGAACAGATGCCGGAGTTGTTGTGATTGATGACTCTGCAACTGATACCGAAGACGGAGGTTCTTCAATGCAACCTACAGTAGGGCTTTTGAGTTCAGGTAGAGATGCATTTCAAAATGTTTCTGCTTTTGAATTGGGAGCATATTGGTTCAGACCGAGAGGGGTAGATAACCGTTTCGAAGACGTAATGTTTAACGGTGTTTCGATGTCTAAAAATGATGATGGAAGAATCGACTTCAACAACTGGGGCGGTTTAAATGATGTAACAAGATATCCTTATGAAAATGTGGATAACATTACCCCTTCAGAATATGCTTTTGGTAACTTGGGAGGTGTTGCTTATTACAATACAAGAGCTTCTTCTTACAGAAAACAGACCTCTTTAGCTTATTCATTTACGAATAGAAGTTATTTGCACAGAGCAATGGCAACTTATTCTTCAGGAATGACTAAAAATGGATGGGCATTTACAGTTTCTGGAAGTAAAAGATGGGGAGATCAGGCAATCATTGATGGAGTTTATCAGGATGCTTATGCTTATTTTGCGGCAATTGAGAAAAAATTCAGCGAAAGACACTCTATTAACTTCACTGGTTTCGGTTCTCCTACTTATAGAGCTTCAAACTCACCAAATACTCAGGAAGTTTATGACATTATGGGGAAAAATTACAACTCATATTGGGGATGGCAAGATGGTGAAAAGAGAAACTCAAGAATCAGAAAAGTATTCGAACCTATGTTTATGCTTACTGATTATTTGAAAATCGGTAAAAATTCAAACTGGATCAATACTGTTTCTTACCAAATCGGAAGCGATGCAAGAAGTAGACTAGATTGGTTCCATGCATCAGATCCAAACCCTACTTATTACAGAAAATTACCAAGTTACGGTCTTTTAACAGCTGATGAATTCAGAGCTCAGTCACAAATCGATTGGAATAGTCTTTATCAGGCAAACTACCTTAACAACCAAAATATGGATGGTTCTAAAAGAGGAGCTGTTTATACAATTGTAGAGGATGTAAACAGAGATAAAACGTTCAACTTTGCTTCTCACTTTGATACAAGATTAAAAGAAAACTGGAAATTAAATGTTAACTTTAATTATCAGAATTTAAGATCAGATAACTTCAGAAGGGTTAAAGATTTATTAGGAGCGAATTATGCTAATAATCTTAATGCATTCAATAACGATGTGCAATACAATACGGATGATACAAATACACAAGTAGGAGTAGGAGACAGAACACAATATTCTTATGAACTTTTGAAAGATCACTATTCATTAAATGTTTCTACAGAAGTAGATTTCAACAAATTTAATGTTGTAGCATCTATCTTTAGTTCTTACTCAGAATCTCAGAGAGATGGTGATTACAGAAGTGGAATTACTGCTTTTAAAGATAATTCAAAAGGAAAAAGTGCAATCTATGATGCTTTGGATGCAGGTATTAAAGGTAAAGTTACTTACAAGATCAATGGTAAAAACTTTATTGTTTACAACGGTGCATTCTTTAGCTTAGCTCCTACATTGAATGAATTGTATATCAATCCGAGAGCGGTAGATTATTTGACTCCAGGAGTTAAAAACCAAATCATTAACTCTAATGATTTAAGCTATATTTTAAGAAGTCAAGTTCTTAAATTAAGAATTTCAGGTTATTATACTACCATCAGCAATTCTACAGAAATTTCAAGGTATTATGCTGCAGTAAGTGATCAGACAGGATCAGTAAATACTTTGATTAATGAGGCAATGACCGGAGTTGATAAAAGATATATGGGTGCAGAATTAGGTTTTGATGTAAAAATTACTCCAACATTAAATGCCACCGGAGTTGCAAGTATTGGAGAATACAAGTATACAAACCGTCCTTATGTTTACTCTTTTGATGACTTAAATAACTTTAGAAGTTATGGTAAAGCAAATGTGAAAGATTATAAAGTAGCAGGTACTCCTCAAAAAGCATTTTCATTTGGTTTAAAATATAATTCGCCTAAATATTGGTGGGTAGGTGCATCAGCAAATTATTTGATGGATCAGTATCTTGATTTTTCAGCATTAAATAAAACGGCTTCTATGTACACTGATCCAGGAACAAACGATCCTTATACTGGTGTTACTCCTGAGCTTATTCAACAGTTAACAAAGCAGACAAAATTTGATGACCAGTTTATGTTAAATGCTAACGCAGGAAAATCTTTCCTTCTAGGTAAATACAGAATGGGAATCAGTGTATCTGTAAATAATATTCTGAATAACAGGAATTATGTGACTGGAGGTTTTGAGCAAGGTAGGGCAGCAAACTTCCCGCAAGTTCTTGAAGAGTCTCAGAGACAAACACCATATTTTGGACCAAAACTTTGGTATGACAGAGGAACTACTTTCTTTACAAATGTTTATTTAAGATTCTAA
- the nadB gene encoding L-aspartate oxidase encodes MIKADVLVIGSGISGLSYAIKVSEQFPDAKIIIVTKSDEDESNTKYAQGGLAVVTDSKNDNFEKHIEDTMRAGDGENKRDVVEMVVREAPARFNEIVEWGANFDKKNGEFALGREGGHTENRIVHHKDITGFEIERALLQTVKNSPNIEILDHHYVIDIITQHHVPGKELNEGEINCYGAYILDEKSKSIKKITSKITLVATGGAGHVYKNTTNPTIATGDGIAFVARAKGKVTNMQYYQFHPTALYSKIDGMLFLISEAVRGDGAKLRTKRGEKFMQKYDEREELASRDIVARAIDAEMKITGDEYVGLDCREMNQQKFLEHFPNIYKKCKSEGVDPFTQLIPVVPACHYLMGGIDVDKDGQSSLNNLFAVGECTNSGLHGANRLASNSLLEGLVFGHNAAMKTVELLKENNFNFDDLKAVPEWNEEGMKIIDEMVIVSYLRKQLQEMMSNLVGIVRSNNRLKMALQKHAEIAAAVDEIYHYSILSPQLSELRNLTTVAHLIITQSMEMTQNKGAFYNKDLVQA; translated from the coding sequence ATGATAAAAGCGGATGTATTAGTGATTGGTTCCGGAATTTCCGGATTATCTTATGCCATAAAAGTTTCAGAACAATTCCCCGATGCCAAAATAATCATTGTAACAAAATCAGACGAAGACGAGAGCAATACCAAGTATGCTCAAGGTGGTTTGGCGGTGGTTACCGATTCTAAAAATGATAATTTTGAAAAGCACATCGAAGATACCATGAGAGCCGGCGACGGTGAAAACAAACGTGATGTTGTAGAAATGGTCGTAAGAGAAGCTCCTGCAAGATTTAATGAAATTGTAGAGTGGGGCGCCAATTTTGATAAAAAAAATGGTGAATTTGCTTTAGGAAGAGAAGGAGGTCATACCGAAAACAGAATTGTACATCACAAAGATATTACCGGTTTTGAAATTGAAAGAGCTTTGCTTCAAACGGTTAAAAACAGCCCGAATATAGAAATACTCGATCATCATTACGTAATCGATATCATTACGCAGCACCATGTTCCAGGAAAAGAATTAAATGAAGGTGAAATTAATTGTTATGGTGCCTATATTTTAGATGAAAAATCAAAATCTATAAAAAAAATCACTTCCAAGATTACGTTGGTAGCTACTGGTGGAGCAGGGCATGTTTATAAAAACACAACAAACCCTACCATTGCAACCGGAGACGGAATCGCTTTCGTTGCTCGTGCAAAAGGGAAAGTGACGAATATGCAATATTATCAGTTTCATCCTACTGCTTTGTATAGCAAAATCGATGGAATGTTGTTTTTAATTTCTGAGGCAGTTCGTGGTGATGGAGCAAAATTGAGGACCAAAAGAGGGGAGAAGTTTATGCAAAAATATGATGAGAGGGAAGAATTGGCTTCTAGGGATATTGTTGCAAGAGCTATCGACGCAGAAATGAAAATCACAGGTGATGAATATGTTGGTCTTGATTGTCGTGAAATGAACCAACAAAAGTTTCTAGAACATTTTCCCAATATTTATAAAAAATGTAAAAGTGAAGGTGTTGACCCTTTTACTCAGCTTATTCCTGTTGTTCCGGCATGTCATTATCTAATGGGAGGAATTGATGTAGATAAAGATGGGCAATCTTCATTAAATAATTTATTTGCTGTCGGAGAATGTACCAATTCCGGACTTCATGGAGCAAACAGACTGGCTTCAAACTCTTTATTGGAAGGTTTGGTTTTTGGCCACAATGCAGCAATGAAAACAGTAGAATTATTAAAAGAAAATAATTTTAATTTTGATGATTTAAAAGCTGTTCCCGAATGGAATGAAGAAGGAATGAAAATTATTGACGAAATGGTCATTGTGTCTTACCTTAGAAAACAGCTCCAAGAAATGATGAGCAATCTGGTAGGAATTGTAAGAAGCAATAACAGGCTGAAAATGGCATTGCAGAAACATGCAGAAATTGCTGCTGCCGTTGACGAAATTTATCATTACTCTATCCTCTCGCCGCAACTTTCAGAATTAAGAAACCTTACAACAGTTGCACATCTGATTATCACCCAATCGATGGAAATGACTCAAAATAAAGGTGCATTTTATAATAAAGATTTAGTTCAAGCATAA